A window from Culex pipiens pallens isolate TS chromosome 3, TS_CPP_V2, whole genome shotgun sequence encodes these proteins:
- the LOC120419346 gene encoding trypsin alpha-3-like, producing MKTFIVLALCVVSAFAGYAEDLWLQKNSMRPVGLEDFEEPTYEGRIVGGNEVPISQFPYQLSLRQNGNHICGASIISSNWALSAAHCTFPMPSVAAITFRAGSASRLTGGTIFQAAQIINHHAYNANNLDNDVCVIRITTSFTGTNIAPITLVPSGTGFGAGTRSVVSGWGLTQQGGSLPANLRAVDIPVVAQATCQAQWGSGRILASMVCAGEPGRDSCNGDSGGPLVTGGRQFGIVSWGAVACGGSLAGVYANVGNAGVRSFISQHTGV from the exons ATGAAGACCTTTATCGTTCTTGCGCTGTGCGTGGTGTCCGCATTTGCGGGGTACGCCGAAGACCTGTGGCTGCAGAAGAACTCCATGCGCCCGGTGGGCCTGGAGGACTTCGAGGAGCCCACTTACGAGGGCAGAATTGTCGGTGGAAACGAGGTTCCGATCTCGCAGTTCCCGTACCAGCTGTCTCTGCGCCAGAATGGAAACCACATCTGCGGTGCTTCGATCATCTCCAGCAACTGGGCTCTGTCCGCTGCTCACTGCACCTTCCCGATGCCATCGGTTGCCGCT ATTACGTTCCGCGCTGGCAGTGCTAGCCGCTTGACTGGAGGAACCATCTTCCAGGCTGCCCAGATCATCAATCACCATGCTTACAACGCCAACAATTTGGACAATGATGTGTGCGTTATCCGTATCACCACTTCCTTCACCGGAACCAACATTGCTCCGATTACGCTGGTCCCGAGCGGAACCGGTTTCGGTGCTGGAACCCGCAGCGTTGTGTCCGGTTGGGGTCTTACCCAGCAGGGAGGTTCTCTGCCAGCAAATCTGCGTGCCGTTGACATTCCGGTCGTTGCTCAAGCCACCTGCCAGGCCCAGTGGGGATCTGGACGTATTCTCGCTAGCATGGTTTGCGCCGGCGAGCCAGGCCGTGACTCGTGCAACGGAGACAGCGGTGGCCCGCTGGTCACTGGAGGACGCCAGTTCGGTATTGTCTCGTGGGGAGCCGTCGCTTGCGGAGGTTCTCTTGCTGGTGTTTACGCTAACGTTGGAAACGCTGGAGTTCGTAGCTTCATCAGCCAGCACACCGGTGTGTAA
- the LOC120419343 gene encoding trypsin-7-like, with protein sequence MRVSVFVFAVSVVALVAGADIAEEAWRAKQLAPEAARTLAARRIAGLSKIIGGHSVEVASFPFQLSLRSNGYHICGASVISRSWALTAAHCLFPSRDPKTITFRAGSSHRQNGGRLHVATEIVLHPEYNPALFDNDVALVRVQQPFVGPDVEAILPVPENYEPVIGMRTLVLGWGRTLVHTDLPDQLQAVEVPIVAKNACAKLWSVDLLTSNMICAGQIGRDSCNGDSGGPLVAGGYQIGVVSWGSTDCGGPMPAVYTHLGQPSVRRFISQIAGV encoded by the exons ATGAGGGTTTCGGTATTTGTTTTCGCGGTTTCGGTTGTGGCCTTGGTGGCGGGAGCAG ATATCGCGGAGGAAGCATGGCGCGCTAAGCAGCTTGCCCCGGAAGCGGCCAGAACGTTGGCCGCCCGTCGTATCGCGGGCCTGAGCAAGATTATCGGTGGCCACAGCGTTGAGGTGGCGAGTTTTCCGTTCCAGCTGTCGTTGAGAAGCAATGGTTACCACATCTGCGGTGCATCCGTAATTTCACGAAGCTGGGCCCTGACCGCGGCTCACTGCCTGTTCCCGAGCCGTGACCCCAAAACC ATTACGTTCCGCGCTGGAAGCAGTCACCGCCAGAACGGTGGACGACTTCACGTAGCCACGGAGATCGTTCTACACCCGGAGTACAACCCAGCTCTGTTTGACAACGATGTCGCTCTAGTTCGCGTTCAACAGCCATTTGTTGGACCTGACGTGGAAGCTATCCTACCAGTCCCGGAAAATTACGAACCGGTCATTGGAATGCGAACGCTAGTTTTGGGTTGGGGAAGAACC TTAGTGCACACTGACCTGCCGGATCAGCTGCAAGCAGTCGAAGTTCCGATTGTAGCAAAGAATGCATGTGCCAAGTTATGGAGTGTCGATCTACTCACATCCAA CATGATCTGCGCCGGCCAAATCGGCCGTGACTCGTGCAACGGTGACAGTGGAGGCCCACTGGTAGCGGGCGGTTACCAGATCGGAGTCGTGTCCTGGGGATCGACGGACTGCGGAGGACCCATGCCGGCTGTTTACACCCATCTGGGGCAGCCTTCCGTAAGGCGGTTCATCTCGCAGATTGCCGGAGTGTAA